A segment of the Sulfitobacter sp. D7 genome:
CGCCCCATTCCACCTGCCCCAGCATCTGCTGCAACGCGCCCATCAGCATCGGCCCGCGCCAGACCACGGCCTTGCCCTCTTCCAACATGAAACCAATCGACATCATGGTCACGCCATGGGCCTGCAGCGGAATGATCGTTTTGCCGTCGGGGCTGGCAGGGCGTTTATTCACCCCCATCATGCGCGGCTGGCTGGGACCGTATATATCTGCGTCAAGCAGACCCACCTTGCGCCCCGCCCGCGCCAGCGCCACCGCGAGGTTGGAACTGACGGTTGATTTCCCGACCCCACCCTTGCCCGAGCCGATGGCAAGGATGCGCTTCACGCCACTGGGCTTCATCGGCCCCTCTTGCGGTTTGGGGTGCCCACCAATCTTGAGACTGGGCGCTTTCGGGGCGGGGCCATGGGCGGTCAGGGCAACCGATACATCACCTACCCCGGGCAAATCGCGCACCACCTGCTCTGCGGCGTCACGCAGGGGGGCCATCTGCCGAGCGACATCGGCGTTGGGCGCTTCGATGACGAATCGCACTTTATCGCCTTCGACGACCAGCGCGCGGACCAGATCATGGGACAACAGGCTTTTCCCGTCGGGCAGTTGCACCCGCGCCAGCGCCGCTTCGACTTCTGCTTTGGTCACAGACATGCGCAAATTCTCCTCTATTACGGCTTCTGAAATGGCAGGTTCTGCGCCAAGCGCAAGGGGACGGCCATTTTTGCATAGGGATGAGGCGGAATGCCCAAGGATTACGCAGGGGTACCATGTTTTCGCCGCATAGCAGCATTGCAAAAAGAAATATTGTGCACTCGCAGCAATTAGCGCTAACTTAGGTTCATAGGCAGGGCCAAGCGCCCCGCTTTCGGAAAGACCAGACACATTCATCCTCCTCCCGAATGTGTCTGATTTGACCAAGACTTGGATGCATCCCTCCTCCTCCCGGATGCAGCTGAGTTTGGAAAGACCAGACGCCTCCATCCTCCTCCCGGATGTGTCTGTAATTGGCGGCGACATCTACCTCCTCCCAGATGTCGTCGCCCCCTTTTCCCACTCCACCCCCATATGACAGTTTTATGACGTTGCGCCGTTTCGCCGCAGGATCAAAACCGTTTTTAATCAATAAGTTGCGCAGATCCAAACCTATGCGATTTCTGCATAGCGGCATTGACTTTATGCCCGTTGTGCAAATGCAGAAAGAGCGTAAATAGCACGCAACGAGATGATTAACCGATGAAAAAAGAGGCGCCGAAATGGCTTACATGAACACAACAACCGCAAACACAACTTCCGTCTTCGCCCGTATCGGCGGCGCATTCGAAGCACTGGCAACCCGCTACAAACAGCACCGTCTGTACCGTGAAACTTTCGACGGTCTGAGCGCGTTGAGCAACCGCGAACTGGCCGACCTTGGCCTGAGCCGTTCCGAACTGCGCCGCGTCGCATGGGAATCTTCCCGCGGCTAAGCAGAGATAGAGATCGGACGTCAGAACCCCTCCCTGTTCTGCCGTCTGAAAGTCGGGGTGCGCGTCACCTTCCTCCTCCCTGAATGAGGCGGACCCCGCAAGGAGACCCGAAGCCGACCCTCCCTCGACGCTTCGGGCCGACATAGAAACGGCGGCACCTTCCTCCCAAGGTGTCGTCGTTTTTGTTTTTAAAGCCTTGTTTAGGCGGGCTTTTGACTGCCTCGCCTTAGCGGTACGATGGCGCGTCAGAACGGCACGTCGTTACCACCGGTCAGGAAACGCGACACGACCTTCTTGGTCCCGGCCTTTTCAAAAGCGACTTCCATCTTGTCGCCCTCCATACCGATTACCTCGCCATAGCCGAATTTATCGTGGAAAACGCGCTCGCCCATTTCAAAGGCAGCGACTGCCTGCATGTCGATCGTGACATTGCGGCTTTCGCGCGGCTGGCTGGTGCCCCGCGCCCCGCTGCGCGATTGCAGGCGTTTCCACCCCGGGGAGTTATAGACATTGGCGCTTGCCGCGCGGTCATGCAGGTCGGATTGCGGCATCGCGGCGCCGAAACCACCGCCGTAAAGCCCCGGCGGGGTCAGCACATCCACATGCTCTTCGGGCAGCTCATCAATAAAACGGGACGGCATCGCGTTTTGCCACTGACCAAAGACCCGGCGATTGGCAGCGAAAGAGATCGTGCAAATCTGCTCGGCTCGGGTGATGCCAACATAGGCCAGCCGTCGCTCTTCTTCGAGCCCTTTTAACCCGCTTTCATCCATCGAACGCTGCGAGGGGAACAATCCGTCCTCCCAACCCGGCAGGAAAACCATAGGGAATTCCAACCCCTTGGCCGCATGAAGCGTCATGATCGAGACCTTCTCGCCGTCGCCTTCCTGTTCATTGTCCATGATCAGGCTGACATGTTCGAGGAAGCCTTGCAGGTTTTCGAACCCTTCCAGCGCTTTCACAAGCTCTTTGAGGTTCTCCAACCGCCCCGGCGCTTCGGGCGTTTTGTCATTCTGCCACATGCCGGTATAGCCGCTTTCGTCGAGAATCATTTCAGCCAGTTCAACATGAGAGACCTCGGGCGGGCCGTAATCGACCCGCAGCGGCGCCGCGCCATCATCAAGCACCGCGTCGTCTTCGCTGATCTCGATCCGGGGGCCTCGCAGCATTGCCGCCCAACGGTCGATCCCGTCGATCAACAGCCGCAGTTGTGCTGCCCCTTTGCCGCTGATCCCCCCGTGTGCCAAGAGGATTCGCGCCCCTTCGACAAGGTTCACCCCATGTTCGCGCCCGGTGCGCTGGATTTTCTGCTGCGCCTTTTCACCCAAACCGCGTTTTGGCGTGTTCACGATCCGCTCAAAGGCCAGATCATCGTCGGGGCTGGTGACCACGCGGAAATAGGCCATGGCATCGCGGATTTCCAAACGCTCATAGAATCGGGGGCCACCGATCACCTTGTAAGGCAGGCCGATGGTCAGAAATCGGTCTTCAAAGGCGCGCATCTGGTGGCTTGCCCGAACCAGAATCGCCATGTCATCCAGCGAGAATGGGTCGAGCCCTCGTGTGCCACGTTGCGCGGATTCGATCTCATCCCCGATCCAGCGCGCCTCTTCCTCACCATCCCAATGGCCGATCAGACGTACCTTCTCGCCTTCGGTCTCTTCGGTCCAGAGGGTCTTGCCCAACCGCCCCTCATTGCCCGCGATCACGCCTGACGCGGCGGCCAAAATATGCGGGGTCGAGCGGTAATTCTGCTCGAGCTTCACCACATGGGCGCCGGGGAAATCCGTCTCGAACCGCAGAATATTGCCCACCTCGGCCCCGCGCCAGCCATAGATCGACTGGTCGTCGTCACCGACGCAACAAATATTCTTGTGCCCCTGCGCCAGCAGCCGCAGCCAAAGATATTGGGCCACGTTGGTATCCTGATATTCGTCGACGAGGATGTATTTGAACCAGCGCTGATACTGGGCCAGCACATCCGGGTGTGCCTGAAAAATCGTCACCATATGCAGCAGCAGATCACCGAAGTCGGTGGCGTTCAGCTCAACCAGACGGCGTTGATATTGCGCGTATATTTCGGGCCCACGGTGGTTATAGGCCCCGGCATCCGCGCTTGGGATCTTATCGGGGGTCAGGGCGCGGTTCTTCCAGCCGTCGATGATCCCCGCCAGCATCCGCGCGGGCCAGCGTTTGTCGTCGATCCCCTCTGCGGCGACCAGTTGTTTGAGCAGGCGCAGCTGGTCATCCGTATCGAGGATCGTGAAATTGCTTTTCAGCCCCACCAATTCCGCATGGCGCCGCAGCAGCTTGACGCAGATCGCGTGGAACGTGCCCAGCCACGGCATCCCCTCCACTTGCTGGCCTAGCATCTGACCCACGCGGTTCTTCATCTCCCGCGCGGCTTTGTTGGTGAAGGTGACCGCCAACACCTCATGCGGCCGCGCGCGCCCGGTGTTGAGCAGATGCACGATTCGCGCCGTCAGCGCCCGCGTCTTACCGGTGCCCGCCCCGGCAAGCATCAACACAGGGCCATCCAATGTCTCCACCGCAGCACGCTGGGCGGGGTTCAACCCCTCCAGATAAGGCTGCGGGCGCGCAGCCATGGCGCGGGCGGACAGGGAAGCGCCCTCAAAGGCGTCCATTTCGTCAAAATCACTCATGCCCACAATCTAGCGCGTCCGCGATACGAGATAAAGAGACGTTCCACAAATGTTCTTTCGAAAGACTACTAGGCGCCATGGGGCGGGGGCGCAATGACAGGGAATTTCAAATGCAGGGCAAATCTTTACCCGTTGATAATGCTTTGGCGGCAATGTGATGGCACAACGACAAACGAGAGGAACCGCTCATGTTCAGAAACGATGATACTTCGGTACTGCGCCGAGAGATTGACCGGTTCAAGCTGCCGATGTTCATTGCGGAATTGAACGCCGACAGCGGGCACTTCGAACTTCTTGCCCTCAACACCGCCCATGAGGCGCACAGCGGCATGGTGATGGATGAGGTGATAAACCGCCCCCTGCACAGTTTAATGCCCTATGAAGAGGCTGAGGCGGTGAATGAACGCTATGCGCGCTGCGTCTCAAACGCGGGTCAAATCCGCTACCGTGAGATGCTGCATATGCCGCGTGGGCCGCTGATCTGGGACACCACGCTGCATCATGTCCAGTCCTACCGCGGTCTTGATCGGGTTGTGGGCAGCGCTATTGTGGTGGAACGGGTGCAACGGGATAACCGCGACACCCTCGCTTTTGAAGATGTGCGCTATTTCGCGGCGACCTCTTCGTTCAAACTCGAACAAATTTCCACGGTGCTGGATGCCGCTGAAAAAGGGCTGATCGACCCGGCGAAACTCACCGGATCGGCGGGGATGCTGGCCGGGCTTTGCCGCGCCATCGACAGCACAATGCAAGAGCTCCGCTCGATCGCGCAGGAACGTCTGGATGCCGAGGCGACCCCGACCGTGCATTTGATCGATATGGATGGGGGGACCAACGGCGACAGCGACGAAATCGAAGCGGCCATCGCAGCACTTGTGGATATGGCCGACAACCTACCCACCGCGCCGAACCGTAAGATCAGCGAAGCAGCACCGCTTGCCCGGTCAACTTTCCGCCAGTAACCCGGCGGGCGGAAAACAGCGCTGCACGCGGAGCGCCCTTACGCCGACGGCGGGGCGCCGGCTCGATCTCCGCGCTTCCTCTCTATCTGGACAATCCGTAACCCTTTGGCGCAAATGCCGCCATGGACCTACATGCAACCTATCCCGCCCTTTCGGACCTTCGCAGTCGCGCGCAATCGCGCCTGCCTAAATTCGTTTGGGAATACCTTGATTCCGCAACCGGGACGGAGGCCACCAAACACCGCAACCGCGCGGCCTTGGACCGTGTCGGGCTTATGCCATCGGTGTTGCACGGTGAATTCACACCTGATCTCAGCGTTGAGCTGATGGGCCAAAAGCTGCCCCTGCCCTTCGGCATGTCCCCCTTGGGCATGTCCGGCCTGATCTGGCCCGATGCCGAAGCTCACCTTGCCCGTGCGGCGG
Coding sequences within it:
- a CDS encoding Mrp/NBP35 family ATP-binding protein is translated as MSVTKAEVEAALARVQLPDGKSLLSHDLVRALVVEGDKVRFVIEAPNADVARQMAPLRDAAEQVVRDLPGVGDVSVALTAHGPAPKAPSLKIGGHPKPQEGPMKPSGVKRILAIGSGKGGVGKSTVSSNLAVALARAGRKVGLLDADIYGPSQPRMMGVNKRPASPDGKTIIPLQAHGVTMMSIGFMLEEGKAVVWRGPMLMGALQQMLGQVEWGELDVLLVDLPPGTGDVQLTLCTKSELSGAIVVSTPQDVALIDARKALDMFATLKTPVLGLIENMSTFVCPDCGSQHKIFGHGGVAAEADKMGVPLLGSLPIDLDTRLAGDIGTPIAAGEGPMADAYARLARGLIDGGMA
- a CDS encoding DUF1127 domain-containing protein, which translates into the protein MAYMNTTTANTTSVFARIGGAFEALATRYKQHRLYRETFDGLSALSNRELADLGLSRSELRRVAWESSRG
- a CDS encoding ATP-dependent helicase gives rise to the protein MSDFDEMDAFEGASLSARAMAARPQPYLEGLNPAQRAAVETLDGPVLMLAGAGTGKTRALTARIVHLLNTGRARPHEVLAVTFTNKAAREMKNRVGQMLGQQVEGMPWLGTFHAICVKLLRRHAELVGLKSNFTILDTDDQLRLLKQLVAAEGIDDKRWPARMLAGIIDGWKNRALTPDKIPSADAGAYNHRGPEIYAQYQRRLVELNATDFGDLLLHMVTIFQAHPDVLAQYQRWFKYILVDEYQDTNVAQYLWLRLLAQGHKNICCVGDDDQSIYGWRGAEVGNILRFETDFPGAHVVKLEQNYRSTPHILAAASGVIAGNEGRLGKTLWTEETEGEKVRLIGHWDGEEEARWIGDEIESAQRGTRGLDPFSLDDMAILVRASHQMRAFEDRFLTIGLPYKVIGGPRFYERLEIRDAMAYFRVVTSPDDDLAFERIVNTPKRGLGEKAQQKIQRTGREHGVNLVEGARILLAHGGISGKGAAQLRLLIDGIDRWAAMLRGPRIEISEDDAVLDDGAAPLRVDYGPPEVSHVELAEMILDESGYTGMWQNDKTPEAPGRLENLKELVKALEGFENLQGFLEHVSLIMDNEQEGDGEKVSIMTLHAAKGLEFPMVFLPGWEDGLFPSQRSMDESGLKGLEEERRLAYVGITRAEQICTISFAANRRVFGQWQNAMPSRFIDELPEEHVDVLTPPGLYGGGFGAAMPQSDLHDRAASANVYNSPGWKRLQSRSGARGTSQPRESRNVTIDMQAVAAFEMGERVFHDKFGYGEVIGMEGDKMEVAFEKAGTKKVVSRFLTGGNDVPF